The Poseidonibacter lekithochrous region TCTCTTTGAGATTCTAATCTAGTAGTTGTTGCAATTGCAACTTTACCTGGATTAGGAACTCTGTGATAATCTAGTGCTTCATTTTTTGTTACTTTAGTACTCATTTTAATCCTTTAATATTTCTGCTTAGTTAAAATATGGCAAAATAGTAACTAAAAGAAACTTAAATAAAATAAATTTTGTAAGTAATTTCATTTTCAAGTTTAATTTAAGCTAATTGTGTAAATTTTGTGTAAGTTCTTGACATTAGTTGTTTTTCTTAAGATTTATTTAATATTAATAAATAGATTTTTACTACTCTAAGCTACCATTAATTGGTACTTTTTATATGTTTTATAATAAAAAATAGTATTTTTTACAAAAACCATTTTTTAGATATTTTGGCTTAAGTTTTCTAGTGTTGTGTACAAAAATTGAAAAATGCAATTTTTATGGGAATTCTCTATATTAAATATACTCTTCAAGATTGATACCATGGGCTATTGCTAATTTATTAAATGTCTTTTTTATGAACATAATGTACAAATTTTGTAAAAATGTAAAATTTGTATTAATTTATGTACAAATATCATACTTTTATCATTTCTCTAAAAAAATCACTTTTAGGTCATTCTTGAATATTACTATTGCAGTACACAAAGCAAAGGATTAATATGTCAGTGAGAATAGAACATGATTTAATTGGAAATAAAGATATACCAAAAGATGCTTATTACGGTATTCAAACAGCTAGAGCAAAAGAAAACTTTGATGTATCAGGAGTTAGTTTATCTAACTTCACTACTTTTATTACATCATTAGCAAAAGTAAAAAAAGCTACTGCTTTAGCAAACTATGAACTTCAAGAATTAAGAGAAGATAAGAAAAATGCAATTTGCCAAGCTTGTGATGAAATCATTGCTGGAAAATTACATGAGCAATTTGTAGTAGATATGATTCAAGGTGGTGCTGGAACTTCTACTAATATGAATACAAATGAAGTAATTGCAAATAGAGCTTTAGAAATTCTTGGACATGAAAAAGGTGAATATAAATATCTTCATCCAAATAATGATGTTAATCTTTCTCAATCAACAAATGATGTTTATCCTACTGCTATTAAAATCACTTTATATGAAAAAATATTTGAATTAGTTGATTCTATGAGAATATTAGAAAAATCAATGCAAGATAAAGCTATAGAATTTAAAGACGTTGTAAAAATGGGAAGAACACAACTACAAGATGCTGTTCCTATGACTTTGGGGCAAGAGTTCAATACTTATGCAATTATGATTGAAGAAGATATTCAAAGACTTATTGAATCACAACAACTAATTAGAGAGATGAACCTTGGTGCAACTGCTATTGGTACTGGTATTAATTCTCATCCAAAGTATGTAAAAACTGTAGAGAAAAAACTACAAGAAGTAACTAATAGACCTTTTGTAACTGCTAGGGATTTAGTAGAAGCTACGCAAGATACAGGTTCATTTGTACAAATATCGGGCGTACTAAAAAGAGTATCAGCAAAAATGTCTAAGATTTGTAATGACTTAAGACTACTTAGCTCAGGACCTAGAACTGGATTTAATGAAATAAATCTTCCCCCTAGACAACCAGGCTCTTCAATTATGCCAGGAAAAGTAAATCCAGTAATTCCAGAAATGGTAAATCAAGTAGCTTACCAAGTAATAGGAACTGATGTAACTATTACAATGGCTAGTGAAGGTGGACAATTACAACTAAATGTGTTTGAGCCAATTATTGCATACAACTTATTTAACTCAATAAATATGATAAAAAAAGCATTTGAAGCCTTAGCTTTTAAATGTGTAGATGGAATAACAGCAAATGAACAAAGATGTGAAGATATGGTTCTAAATAGTATTGGTTTAGTAACAGCACTTAATCCTCACATTGGATATGAAAACTCAACAATAGTTGCAAAAGAAGCCTTGAATAATAATACTTCTGTATATGACATAGTATTAGAGAAAAAGCTTTTATCTAAAGAGCAATTAGATGAGATTATCCATCCTCATAATATGATAAGACCAAGAGCTTATTAAATAAGAAGTTTTACTTCTTGTTTAATCAT contains the following coding sequences:
- the aspA gene encoding aspartate ammonia-lyase is translated as MSVRIEHDLIGNKDIPKDAYYGIQTARAKENFDVSGVSLSNFTTFITSLAKVKKATALANYELQELREDKKNAICQACDEIIAGKLHEQFVVDMIQGGAGTSTNMNTNEVIANRALEILGHEKGEYKYLHPNNDVNLSQSTNDVYPTAIKITLYEKIFELVDSMRILEKSMQDKAIEFKDVVKMGRTQLQDAVPMTLGQEFNTYAIMIEEDIQRLIESQQLIREMNLGATAIGTGINSHPKYVKTVEKKLQEVTNRPFVTARDLVEATQDTGSFVQISGVLKRVSAKMSKICNDLRLLSSGPRTGFNEINLPPRQPGSSIMPGKVNPVIPEMVNQVAYQVIGTDVTITMASEGGQLQLNVFEPIIAYNLFNSINMIKKAFEALAFKCVDGITANEQRCEDMVLNSIGLVTALNPHIGYENSTIVAKEALNNNTSVYDIVLEKKLLSKEQLDEIIHPHNMIRPRAY